One Chlorobaculum limnaeum genomic window carries:
- a CDS encoding sirohydrochlorin chelatase: MHESCRRPAYNRITPMRLPTHPVRYLLSLLLVALTACTESERRAEPSGDSPANRQKIAVLLINHGSRSSGWKRNLLELERRVAPRIRAIDGIDTLSTAFMEHAEPSISTALKALDRNGYSDIVVIPLFLSTGAHVFDDIPTIIGKKENPATLEQMRLEGIERYIPAARTHLAAPLDFSGLLASNVLRRAGTLSDDPSREGLVLVGYGSEPFQETWERTFEQTGRKACAEGGFAGFTTAWCGHVAHYSPDSTSAAIGRILKQHDRAIVIPLLVSFSERFQIDIIGRGVASVVETGKHVRYRPDAILPDPDLEAWIISTAGTLADGIRKKQLRK, from the coding sequence GTGCACGAATCATGCCGCCGCCCGGCATACAACCGAATCACGCCAATGCGCCTCCCGACCCATCCGGTGCGATACCTTCTTTCGCTCCTGCTCGTCGCCCTCACGGCCTGTACCGAGAGTGAGCGACGAGCCGAACCCTCCGGCGATTCACCCGCGAACAGGCAGAAAATCGCCGTGCTGCTCATCAATCACGGCTCGCGCTCATCCGGATGGAAGCGAAACCTGCTCGAACTCGAACGGCGCGTCGCGCCCAGAATCCGCGCCATCGACGGCATCGACACCCTTTCGACCGCCTTCATGGAGCACGCCGAGCCATCGATTTCGACGGCGCTCAAAGCGCTCGACCGCAACGGCTATTCGGACATCGTCGTCATCCCGCTTTTCCTCTCGACCGGTGCGCATGTGTTCGACGACATTCCGACCATCATCGGCAAAAAGGAGAATCCGGCCACCCTTGAACAGATGCGGCTCGAAGGGATCGAGCGCTACATACCCGCCGCCCGAACCCACTTGGCCGCCCCCCTCGATTTCTCCGGCCTGCTTGCATCCAACGTGCTGAGACGAGCCGGAACGCTCTCGGACGATCCGTCACGGGAGGGGCTCGTGCTTGTCGGCTACGGATCGGAGCCATTCCAGGAAACATGGGAGCGGACGTTTGAACAGACGGGCCGGAAAGCGTGCGCGGAGGGCGGATTCGCAGGCTTTACGACCGCCTGGTGCGGCCACGTCGCCCACTACAGCCCCGACAGCACCTCGGCGGCCATCGGAAGGATCCTGAAGCAGCATGATCGCGCCATCGTCATTCCGCTGCTGGTCTCTTTCAGCGAGCGCTTCCAGATCGACATCATCGGCAGGGGTGTCGCGTCAGTGGTGGAAACCGGCAAGCACGTTCGCTACCGGCCAGACGCGATCCTCCCCGATCCCGATCTCGAAGCCTGGATCATCAGCACCGCCGGAACGCTTGCCGACGGCATCCGCAAGAAACAACTGCGCAAATAA
- a CDS encoding PepSY-associated TM helix domain-containing protein, whose translation MKPFDNARRINNILHRDLGYFFAALIIAYSLSGIALNHVDDWNPDFIVTKKEINLDRGYAKNEITASSIERFSALAGEQSFRLYDFPSDRQVKIYYKNATMLLELGSGKGIYEQVSRRPLFYQVNVLHRNSVEWWKWVSDLFALMLIVITATGILMLRGRNGLPGRGKWLIAAGALPPLIALVMQQM comes from the coding sequence ATGAAACCGTTCGATAACGCAAGGAGAATCAACAACATCCTGCATCGCGACCTCGGCTACTTCTTTGCCGCGCTTATCATCGCCTACAGCCTCTCCGGCATTGCGCTCAATCATGTCGATGACTGGAACCCGGATTTCATCGTCACCAAAAAAGAGATCAACCTCGATCGCGGTTACGCGAAAAACGAGATAACCGCGAGCAGCATCGAACGCTTCAGCGCTCTGGCCGGAGAGCAGTCGTTCCGTCTTTACGACTTTCCCTCAGACCGGCAGGTGAAAATCTATTACAAAAACGCAACCATGCTGCTCGAGCTCGGCAGCGGCAAAGGAATCTACGAGCAGGTATCGCGACGCCCGCTCTTTTACCAGGTCAACGTGCTGCACCGCAACAGCGTGGAGTGGTGGAAATGGGTCTCCGACCTTTTCGCGCTCATGCTGATCGTCATCACGGCAACCGGCATACTCATGCTTCGCGGACGCAACGGCCTGCCGGGGCGAGGCAAGTGGCTCATCGCCGCTGGCGCGCTACCGCCGCTCATTGCCCTGGTGATGCAGCAGATGTAG
- a CDS encoding sirohydrochlorin chelatase, which yields MPNQLRTLHAAGRGSAARLLLFVAMLFTALAGCSRKQNPAATTDPRGPRKTAVLLVSHGSPSESWRNALFDLEQRVAPAMLTSGSVTAVRTAFMEYTEPSIATRLKEFDREGFTDVVVVPLFLTVSPHSFDDLPTIMGQKEDPRSMETLKLEKIERYKPQAAIRMTPLLDFGDALRQNVVRRARALSKHPADEGIVLIGYGDEEYEKEWNELFVKVGQAVRQETGIDALTHGWCGHIVRYRPDSTTAAINRILKRKKRALVIPVLVAFDENFQVRIIGGGIEKADGGKERVSYKPDALLPDPAIEQWIVKAVKTEIETLNAKTRP from the coding sequence ATGCCTAATCAACTGCGTACGCTCCATGCGGCAGGCCGCGGGTCGGCTGCCCGGCTGCTGCTTTTCGTCGCGATGCTTTTTACCGCTCTCGCCGGTTGCTCCAGGAAACAGAATCCGGCGGCAACGACCGACCCGCGCGGCCCGCGAAAAACCGCCGTGCTGCTGGTCAGCCACGGCTCGCCATCCGAAAGCTGGCGCAACGCCCTGTTCGACCTCGAACAGCGGGTCGCCCCTGCAATGCTTACGAGCGGCAGCGTTACCGCAGTCAGAACCGCTTTCATGGAGTACACCGAACCCTCCATCGCCACACGCCTGAAGGAGTTCGACCGCGAAGGCTTCACCGACGTCGTCGTCGTGCCACTCTTCCTGACTGTCAGCCCGCACTCCTTCGACGACCTGCCCACCATCATGGGCCAGAAGGAGGATCCGCGCTCGATGGAAACCCTGAAGCTTGAAAAGATCGAGCGCTACAAGCCGCAAGCGGCCATCCGCATGACGCCGCTGCTCGACTTCGGCGACGCTTTGCGGCAAAATGTCGTTCGCCGGGCAAGGGCGCTGTCGAAACATCCCGCCGACGAGGGAATCGTGCTGATCGGCTACGGCGACGAGGAGTACGAAAAAGAGTGGAACGAGCTCTTTGTCAAAGTCGGACAAGCCGTGCGGCAGGAAACCGGCATCGACGCCCTGACGCACGGCTGGTGCGGCCATATCGTCCGCTACCGCCCGGACTCGACCACCGCGGCGATCAACAGAATTCTGAAACGCAAAAAGCGGGCGCTCGTGATTCCGGTGCTGGTGGCCTTCGACGAGAACTTCCAGGTGCGGATCATCGGCGGGGGCATCGAAAAGGCTGATGGCGGAAAAGAGCGCGTCAGCTACAAGCCCGACGCCCTGCTGCCGGATCCGGCTATCGAACAGTGGATCGTCAAGGCCGTGAAAACAGAGATCGAAACCCTGAACGCCAAAACCAGACCATAA
- a CDS encoding energy transducer TonB codes for MTAQRIRQGVFSASILLHLAALTPFVFTTRTETAPTAPSIDLSLTSAVARPEKPTQTAKPMPHPVRKEQAMKPAWQKPVPTTVSTTSPDAPPPCIRQEPAAESASAGTPQAIPASQSGNYLSIVRSRIEAKKHYPPFARSLQQEGAVIVNVVIGSDGAVISTSIVKSSGFSTLDNAALAAVRKAAPFPPPTGFGLGRLTVNIPLLFKLI; via the coding sequence ATGACCGCGCAACGGATACGGCAGGGGGTATTCAGCGCCTCGATTCTGTTGCACCTGGCGGCACTGACTCCGTTCGTGTTCACGACCCGCACGGAAACCGCGCCCACCGCGCCCAGCATCGATCTTTCGCTGACCTCGGCGGTTGCGCGCCCCGAAAAGCCGACGCAAACCGCAAAGCCCATGCCGCACCCAGTCAGAAAGGAACAAGCCATGAAACCGGCGTGGCAGAAACCCGTTCCGACAACCGTGTCAACAACCTCACCGGATGCCCCTCCTCCATGCATCCGGCAGGAACCTGCGGCGGAAAGCGCCTCCGCCGGTACGCCGCAGGCTATTCCTGCTTCCCAATCCGGCAACTATTTGTCGATCGTGCGAAGCCGGATCGAGGCGAAAAAACACTATCCGCCGTTCGCCCGCAGCCTCCAGCAGGAGGGCGCGGTAATCGTGAACGTTGTCATCGGAAGCGATGGGGCCGTCATCTCGACGAGCATCGTCAAGTCATCGGGCTTCTCCACGCTCGACAATGCTGCGCTCGCCGCTGTCCGGAAAGCCGCTCCGTTTCCGCCGCCAACCGGTTTCGGCCTCGGCAGACTCACGGTAAACATTCCGCTGCTCTTCAAGCTCATCTGA
- a CDS encoding ExbD/TolR family protein has protein sequence MIDFGENLPEKRYIDLTPMIDIVFQLLIFFLLTSIYAKPVLPVRLPESASAVTSEEPEITIGIDGNNHLYLNNQPVSSQRFKPEIASLLDGRADKTVHLLSDKTVDFGRVIEVMDKAKQAGATGISVVTDKRKPE, from the coding sequence ATGATCGATTTCGGTGAAAACCTCCCGGAAAAGCGCTATATCGATCTCACTCCGATGATCGATATCGTGTTCCAGTTGCTGATCTTTTTCCTGCTCACCTCGATCTACGCCAAGCCCGTGCTGCCGGTCAGGCTGCCGGAATCCGCCTCGGCTGTGACGAGCGAGGAGCCGGAGATCACCATCGGCATCGACGGCAACAACCACCTCTACCTGAACAACCAGCCGGTTTCCAGCCAGCGATTCAAGCCGGAGATCGCATCGCTGCTCGACGGCAGGGCCGACAAGACGGTGCATCTGCTTTCGGACAAAACGGTCGATTTCGGCAGGGTCATCGAGGTGATGGATAAGGCCAAACAGGCGGGAGCGACCGGCATTTCCGTCGTGACCGACAAGCGTAAACCCGAATGA
- a CDS encoding MotA/TolQ/ExbB proton channel family protein, whose protein sequence is MTELFVKGGPLMYPLLLSSIIAFAFALERTIFFFLAGRRPGSAITIHDLLEKGETERALELAAATPGPVAAILEAGLRHAGAPKEQLGEVINLKGSAELKRLNQNLHVIELVGRIAPLLGLLGTVLGLVDAFREISSSTGGIDPSMLAGGIWEALITTVAGMTIAIPAMVAHHFLEHRVQSFAWQMKHYGTEALKHLGGGR, encoded by the coding sequence ATGACGGAGCTTTTCGTAAAAGGCGGGCCGCTCATGTACCCGCTGCTGCTCTCATCCATCATCGCTTTTGCCTTCGCTCTTGAACGAACCATCTTCTTTTTCCTTGCGGGACGACGGCCCGGAAGCGCCATAACCATCCACGATCTGCTCGAAAAAGGTGAAACCGAACGCGCCCTCGAACTCGCCGCGGCAACTCCCGGCCCTGTCGCCGCCATTCTCGAAGCGGGACTTCGCCATGCAGGCGCACCGAAAGAGCAACTGGGGGAGGTCATCAACCTGAAAGGCTCAGCCGAACTCAAACGGCTCAACCAGAACCTGCACGTCATCGAGCTGGTTGGCAGGATCGCCCCGCTGCTCGGTCTGCTCGGCACGGTGCTCGGCCTGGTCGATGCGTTCCGGGAAATCTCCTCTTCGACCGGCGGCATCGATCCGTCGATGCTTGCGGGAGGCATCTGGGAGGCACTGATCACCACGGTCGCCGGAATGACCATCGCCATTCCGGCAATGGTGGCGCACCACTTTCTCGAACACCGGGTCCAGTCGTTCGCGTGGCAGATGAAACACTACGGCACGGAGGCCCTCAAGCACCTTGGAGGCGGGCGATGA
- a CDS encoding pyridoxal phosphate-dependent aminotransferase, with the protein MNLSQRCGLVMQSDIRAMSIECARMGGINLSQGICDTPVPPVVLQGAADAVMQGVNIYTHHTGIRELREAIAGKQRRFSGVAFDAEREIVVSAGATGAMYCAFQALLNRGDEVIVFEPFYGYHVSTLRAVEAAPVFVPLDPSDGWSFMIDDLEAAITPKTKAILVNTPANPSGKVFSHDELTLLAEFAIRHDLFVFTDEMYEHFVFDGLSHLSMAALPGMRERTITISGLSKTFSITGWRIGYAMCDERWAAAIGYFNDLFYVCAASPLQAGVTAGLRSLGDDYYRALSTEYAARRDRFCAALSEAGLAPHVPQGAYYVLASTERLPGATARERAMHILRETGVASVPGSAFYHDGGGERLVRFCFAKDAHVLEEACERLQKLRFS; encoded by the coding sequence ATGAATCTGAGTCAACGTTGCGGGCTGGTGATGCAGTCCGATATTCGCGCCATGTCGATCGAGTGCGCCCGGATGGGCGGCATCAACCTGTCGCAGGGGATTTGCGATACGCCGGTGCCGCCGGTGGTGTTGCAGGGCGCGGCGGATGCCGTCATGCAGGGCGTGAATATTTATACGCACCACACCGGCATCCGCGAGTTGCGCGAGGCGATTGCGGGCAAGCAGCGGCGCTTCAGCGGCGTGGCGTTCGACGCCGAGCGCGAGATCGTCGTCTCCGCAGGCGCGACCGGTGCGATGTACTGCGCGTTTCAGGCACTGCTCAATCGCGGCGACGAGGTGATTGTCTTCGAGCCGTTTTACGGCTATCACGTCTCGACGCTCCGGGCGGTCGAGGCCGCGCCGGTGTTCGTGCCGCTCGATCCGTCGGACGGCTGGTCGTTCATGATCGACGACCTCGAAGCGGCGATCACGCCGAAAACGAAGGCGATTCTCGTCAATACGCCGGCCAACCCATCCGGCAAGGTTTTCTCGCACGATGAACTGACGCTGCTGGCGGAGTTCGCCATCCGGCACGACCTCTTCGTTTTCACCGACGAGATGTACGAGCATTTCGTTTTCGACGGCCTTTCGCATCTCTCGATGGCCGCGCTGCCCGGCATGAGGGAGCGGACGATCACCATCTCCGGCCTCTCCAAGACCTTCAGCATCACTGGCTGGCGCATCGGCTACGCCATGTGCGACGAGCGTTGGGCGGCGGCCATCGGCTACTTCAACGATCTCTTTTACGTCTGCGCGGCCTCGCCGCTCCAGGCGGGCGTCACGGCAGGACTTCGCTCGCTTGGCGACGACTACTATCGCGCTCTTTCGACCGAATACGCCGCCCGGCGCGACCGCTTCTGCGCGGCGCTCTCGGAGGCCGGTCTCGCACCGCATGTTCCGCAAGGCGCGTACTACGTGCTCGCCAGCACCGAGAGATTGCCCGGCGCGACGGCGCGGGAGCGGGCGATGCACATCCTGCGCGAAACCGGCGTGGCCTCGGTGCCCGGCTCGGCATTCTACCACGATGGCGGCGGTGAGCGTCTCGTCCGCTTTTGCTTCGCCAAAGATGCCCATGTGCTGGAAGAGGCCTGTGAACGTTTGCAAAAACTCAGGTTTTCGTGA
- a CDS encoding CPXCG motif-containing cysteine-rich protein yields the protein MEIEQTVMVQCPYCAQSFEVLVDCSLGHQEYIEDCEVCCRPVSLVVDVTEDGSVTVQTRGEDV from the coding sequence ATGGAAATTGAACAGACAGTGATGGTGCAGTGTCCCTACTGTGCGCAGTCTTTCGAGGTGCTGGTCGATTGCTCGCTCGGACATCAGGAGTATATCGAGGATTGCGAAGTATGTTGTCGGCCGGTGAGTCTTGTCGTCGATGTCACCGAGGATGGTTCCGTTACGGTTCAAACCAGGGGCGAGGATGTCTGA
- a CDS encoding PAS domain-containing hybrid sensor histidine kinase/response regulator gives MSEKLVGDASEQGELNLRQELETARRRIEALEMELSGQQSFTETLLETTPDFFALKDRDFVYRRVNPALCRFLGKSAGEIIGKRDAELFPPADAALHVALDAEVLRSRQSLEDDWNIDDSEGKVWFRVKKAPVFDSSGQVSGILCMVRDVSRGKRAEIEFERLFNLMPDMACIASSSGYFTKVNPAWRKTLGYSENELLVAPFIDLIHPEDLEATKAEVALKHSGQEGTLNFVNRYRAKDGSYHWFEWNSTPIEEGILYAIARDITARIEQEIQTRRWADAFRLCAHGIAIGDPYTNQVLTCNEAFARLCGRSVKEIEGIRILSLYLPEDYEKVMSNIAMVDRCGFVSYHARMQRPDGSSFPVQMDVVSVRGEDGQLIYRVATVQDITERLESQRALRESEERFRSVVESAPDAIFIQTGGCFAYLNRSAISLFGASKTEEILGRRIVDLIHPDYRDLVAGRIRQLNISQQAVPILEERILRLDGSEVYVEVSAVPFTFAGQQGALVFLRDIDRRKKAEEERAGLEHQLFQSQKIESIGRLAGGIAHDLNNLLTPVLGYSEMLSHAFPETDRLHKRIDVIHHAALRARDLVRQLLAFSSRQSLEFRMIDLNGVLRDFEQLLRRTIRANIDIRYHLHEAALVIQGDASQLEQIIMNLAVNAEDAMPSGGELLMNTSTLVIEKGQERYFEGLPAGNYAVLTVTDTGTGIDREARAHIFEPFFTTKPKGQGTGLGLSTVYGIVRQHGGIIQVSSELGASASFRICFPLSESEPEEVQPVETRPLQVGKGAKVLVVEDDEMVRKFVVQALAEEGFDIREAEGGEAALALLENGAFMPELLLTDLVMRGINGRMLYEKVKSIMPGIKVIYMSGYTRDIISRHGVLDEGLTFLQKPFAVPVLLDKVREVLQNGG, from the coding sequence ATGTCTGAAAAGCTTGTCGGTGATGCTTCGGAACAGGGTGAACTGAACCTCCGGCAAGAGCTTGAAACGGCACGCCGCCGTATCGAGGCGCTTGAGATGGAACTCTCCGGGCAGCAGAGCTTTACGGAAACGCTGCTGGAAACGACTCCCGATTTTTTCGCCCTGAAAGATCGTGACTTCGTGTACCGCCGCGTCAATCCTGCATTGTGCCGCTTTCTCGGCAAAAGCGCCGGGGAGATCATCGGCAAGCGAGACGCGGAGCTGTTTCCGCCAGCAGATGCGGCCCTGCACGTCGCCCTCGATGCCGAAGTCCTGAGGTCACGCCAATCGCTGGAGGACGATTGGAATATCGACGACTCTGAGGGCAAGGTCTGGTTCCGGGTGAAGAAAGCGCCGGTGTTCGACAGCTCCGGCCAGGTCAGCGGAATCCTCTGCATGGTGCGGGATGTCAGCCGGGGCAAGCGTGCGGAGATCGAATTCGAACGGCTTTTCAATCTCATGCCGGACATGGCGTGTATCGCCTCGTCCAGCGGCTACTTCACCAAAGTCAATCCGGCCTGGCGCAAAACGCTCGGGTATTCCGAAAATGAGCTGCTTGTCGCGCCGTTTATCGATCTGATCCATCCCGAAGATCTCGAGGCTACAAAAGCCGAGGTCGCCCTAAAGCACTCCGGGCAGGAAGGGACGCTCAATTTCGTCAACCGGTATCGTGCAAAAGATGGTTCGTATCACTGGTTTGAATGGAACAGCACGCCAATAGAAGAGGGCATTCTGTACGCCATCGCCAGAGATATCACCGCGCGCATCGAGCAGGAGATTCAGACTCGCCGCTGGGCCGACGCGTTCAGGCTCTGCGCTCACGGCATCGCCATAGGCGATCCCTACACCAACCAGGTGCTTACCTGCAACGAGGCTTTTGCGCGTTTGTGCGGCAGGTCTGTCAAGGAGATCGAGGGGATCAGGATTTTGAGTCTCTATTTGCCGGAAGATTATGAAAAGGTGATGAGCAACATCGCAATGGTTGACCGTTGCGGTTTTGTCAGTTATCACGCAAGAATGCAGCGCCCCGACGGCAGCAGTTTTCCTGTTCAGATGGATGTGGTCAGCGTCAGGGGTGAAGATGGGCAGCTCATTTACAGGGTCGCCACCGTACAGGATATCACCGAACGGCTCGAATCGCAAAGAGCCTTGCGCGAGAGCGAGGAGCGCTTCCGCTCGGTTGTGGAGTCTGCGCCGGACGCCATTTTCATCCAGACCGGCGGTTGTTTCGCTTACCTGAACCGCTCCGCGATCTCGCTGTTCGGAGCATCGAAAACGGAAGAGATTCTTGGACGGCGGATCGTCGATCTGATTCATCCCGATTACCGCGATCTTGTTGCCGGAAGAATCCGCCAGCTCAACATAAGCCAGCAGGCAGTGCCGATTCTCGAAGAGCGGATTCTCCGTCTCGACGGCAGCGAGGTCTATGTCGAGGTTTCCGCCGTGCCGTTCACCTTTGCCGGTCAGCAAGGCGCTCTGGTCTTTCTTCGCGACATCGACCGCCGGAAAAAGGCTGAAGAGGAGCGTGCCGGGCTGGAACATCAGCTTTTCCAGTCGCAGAAGATCGAATCGATTGGTCGGCTGGCGGGCGGCATCGCCCATGACCTCAACAATCTTCTGACGCCGGTGCTCGGGTATTCGGAGATGCTGTCGCACGCTTTTCCGGAGACGGACAGGCTCCACAAGCGCATCGACGTCATTCACCATGCGGCGCTCAGGGCCCGCGATCTCGTCCGGCAGCTTCTTGCCTTCAGCAGTCGCCAGTCGCTTGAATTCAGGATGATCGACCTGAACGGGGTGCTCAGGGATTTCGAGCAGTTGCTCCGGCGAACCATCAGGGCCAATATCGATATCCGGTATCATCTGCACGAAGCGGCGCTGGTCATCCAGGGAGACGCGAGCCAGCTCGAACAGATCATCATGAATCTCGCGGTCAACGCCGAGGATGCGATGCCGTCGGGCGGCGAACTGCTCATGAACACCTCCACGCTGGTTATCGAGAAGGGGCAGGAGAGATATTTCGAAGGGTTGCCTGCCGGTAATTATGCCGTGCTGACGGTCACCGATACCGGCACGGGAATTGACAGGGAAGCGCGCGCCCACATCTTCGAACCCTTTTTCACCACCAAGCCCAAAGGGCAGGGCACCGGTCTCGGTCTTTCCACGGTTTACGGCATTGTGCGGCAGCATGGTGGCATCATCCAGGTGAGCAGCGAGCTAGGCGCGAGTGCTTCGTTCAGGATATGTTTTCCTCTCAGCGAGAGCGAACCTGAAGAGGTTCAGCCGGTCGAAACCAGGCCGCTTCAGGTGGGCAAAGGAGCGAAGGTGCTGGTCGTCGAGGATGACGAGATGGTTCGCAAATTTGTCGTGCAGGCGCTCGCCGAAGAGGGATTCGACATCCGTGAAGCGGAAGGCGGGGAGGCTGCGCTGGCGCTGCTTGAAAATGGCGCGTTCATGCCCGAACTGTTGCTGACCGATCTGGTCATGCGCGGAATAAACGGCAGGATGCTCTATGAAAAGGTGAAAAGCATCATGCCAGGCATCAAGGTGATCTACATGTCGGGCTACACAAGGGATATCATCTCCCGGCACGGCGTGCTTGACGAAGGGCTGACATTCCTGCAGAAGCCATTCGCGGTTCCGGTGCTTCTCGACAAAGTGCGGGAGGTGCTGCAAAACGGAGGCTGA
- a CDS encoding zinc ribbon domain-containing protein produces the protein MDHTKINLIVRLQHIDNMIESIMSMQKGLPEEISALEEDLAFTSRQIDARKKIADDHQKLRERLNGVIAESREKIRSFKEKQTLARNNKEYDALSKQIEYEEKEIAQAEIQLQDISQAVHHSQELQKKGRDLIAENRYDEISEEMMPDDVLQQQMQDLTEQVRQKKEELESIVIETAEEITTLREVLAEQRAVVAQEAKRLLDKYDHLKSGTMQNAVVKLHRQACSGCNTRVPTNRHTLIVQGGFYVCESCGRIVVHERLFEEAAVSGQQ, from the coding sequence GTGGATCATACAAAAATCAATCTCATCGTTCGCCTTCAGCACATCGACAACATGATCGAAAGCATCATGAGTATGCAGAAGGGCCTGCCGGAGGAGATTTCCGCTCTTGAAGAGGATCTCGCATTCACCTCCAGGCAGATCGACGCCCGGAAGAAAATCGCCGACGATCATCAGAAGCTCCGGGAACGCCTGAACGGTGTCATTGCCGAAAGCAGGGAAAAAATCCGTTCTTTCAAGGAAAAGCAGACGCTGGCCCGCAACAACAAGGAGTACGACGCCCTCTCCAAGCAGATCGAATATGAAGAGAAGGAGATCGCCCAGGCGGAAATTCAGCTTCAGGACATTTCGCAGGCAGTGCACCACTCGCAGGAGTTGCAGAAAAAAGGACGCGACCTGATCGCGGAAAACCGTTACGACGAGATTTCCGAAGAGATGATGCCCGACGATGTCTTGCAGCAGCAGATGCAGGATCTCACCGAACAGGTGCGCCAGAAAAAGGAGGAGCTGGAGAGCATTGTCATCGAAACCGCTGAAGAGATCACTACCCTCCGGGAAGTTCTCGCGGAACAGAGGGCCGTGGTCGCCCAGGAGGCAAAGCGCCTGCTCGACAAATACGACCATCTCAAGAGTGGCACGATGCAGAACGCCGTGGTGAAGCTTCATCGCCAGGCCTGCTCCGGCTGCAACACCCGGGTGCCGACCAACCGCCACACCCTGATCGTGCAGGGCGGCTTTTACGTTTGTGAATCGTGCGGCCGCATCGTGGTGCACGAGCGGCTCTTCGAAGAAGCTGCGGTCAGCGGCCAGCAGTAA
- the rpmG gene encoding 50S ribosomal protein L33 codes for MAKGKENRIVITLECTEAKKEGVPVSRYTTTKNKKNTTERLILKKYNPNLKRHTEHKEIK; via the coding sequence ATGGCAAAAGGTAAAGAGAACAGAATCGTGATCACGCTTGAGTGCACCGAAGCGAAAAAGGAAGGGGTGCCCGTTTCGAGGTACACCACCACCAAGAACAAAAAGAACACAACGGAGCGTCTCATTCTCAAGAAGTACAATCCGAACCTGAAAAGGCACACCGAGCACAAAGAGATCAAGTAA
- the lysA gene encoding diaminopimelate decarboxylase: MLDSHFFSFSDGTLCCESVRLEELAAQFGTPLFVTSRQSLVSQYRAFEEAFASLPHFTCYSVKANFNLSVIRTLAEKGCGCDVNSGGELYRALKAGVPAEKIIMAGVGKSDAEIKYGLTSGVMMIKAESISELKAINSVAERLGKVAQVGVRINPNVTAETHPYITTGDSKEKFGIDEAGLGEVFELFKTLPNLELHGLDMHIGSQIFDPEYYVAATQKLLEVLESARHLGFDIKWLDLGGGFPVTYDPQKPATPITKFAEKLIPMLEDKGVTVIFEPGRFIAANASVLLTRILYRKRNQIGKEFFIVDAGMTELIRPALYQSHHEVLAVTQHDKSVVADVVGPVCESSDFFARHRIIDDAPEGELLAVLSAGAYGSVMGTNYNGRLRPAEVMVDGNEVTLTRRRETYEQLVQNEL, from the coding sequence GTGCTGGATAGTCATTTTTTTTCATTTTCAGACGGAACCCTCTGCTGTGAATCGGTCAGACTCGAGGAGCTGGCCGCGCAGTTCGGAACTCCGCTTTTCGTGACCAGTCGGCAGAGCCTGGTCAGTCAGTACCGGGCTTTCGAGGAGGCCTTCGCCTCTCTGCCGCATTTTACCTGCTACTCGGTCAAGGCAAACTTTAATCTTTCGGTCATCCGCACGTTGGCCGAAAAGGGTTGCGGCTGCGACGTCAACTCGGGCGGCGAACTCTATCGCGCCCTCAAGGCTGGCGTGCCCGCCGAGAAGATCATCATGGCTGGCGTCGGCAAGAGCGATGCGGAAATCAAGTACGGCTTGACCTCCGGCGTGATGATGATCAAGGCCGAGTCGATCTCTGAGCTCAAGGCAATCAACAGCGTCGCCGAGCGTCTCGGCAAGGTTGCACAGGTCGGCGTCAGGATCAACCCGAACGTCACCGCCGAAACCCACCCCTACATCACCACCGGCGACAGCAAGGAGAAGTTCGGCATCGACGAAGCCGGACTTGGCGAGGTGTTCGAGCTGTTCAAGACACTGCCGAACCTCGAACTGCACGGCCTCGACATGCACATCGGCTCGCAGATTTTCGATCCGGAGTACTACGTCGCTGCCACGCAGAAGCTGCTCGAAGTGCTCGAATCGGCGCGGCACCTCGGTTTCGACATCAAATGGCTCGATCTCGGCGGTGGCTTTCCGGTCACTTACGATCCGCAGAAGCCCGCCACGCCCATCACGAAGTTTGCCGAAAAGCTCATTCCGATGCTCGAAGACAAAGGAGTCACAGTCATTTTCGAACCGGGCCGGTTCATCGCGGCCAACGCCTCGGTGCTGTTGACCAGAATTCTCTACCGCAAGCGAAACCAGATCGGCAAGGAGTTCTTCATCGTCGATGCGGGCATGACCGAGCTGATTCGCCCGGCGCTCTATCAGTCGCACCACGAAGTGCTTGCCGTCACGCAGCATGACAAGAGCGTCGTCGCCGACGTGGTCGGCCCGGTCTGCGAATCGAGCGATTTCTTCGCCCGCCACCGCATCATCGACGACGCTCCCGAAGGCGAACTGCTCGCCGTGCTCTCCGCCGGAGCCTACGGCTCGGTGATGGGCACCAACTACAACGGCCGACTTCGCCCTGCCGAAGTAATGGTCGATGGCAACGAGGTCACGCTGACGCGCCGCCGCGAAACCTACGAGCAGCTCGTACAGAACGAGTTGTAA